From one Nocardioides scoriae genomic stretch:
- a CDS encoding GNAT family N-acetyltransferase: MPRQAPQIRDAVPEDAERLLQLWAETTRTGEGSEQARRDAEQSLANLALNPDERLLVAECDERIVAALHLQRGPISPLSLDTAVHTSYLVVLPAYRRHGYAHALMEAAVTWAEEKDVEQLSAFTDGNRETNRFFARLGLQTVATVRLVSTPALRKKLSVERARAGAGTNRHLVEVLAQRRSARRRQAGA; encoded by the coding sequence ATGCCGCGCCAGGCGCCACAGATCCGTGATGCCGTCCCGGAGGACGCCGAGCGGCTGCTGCAGCTGTGGGCGGAGACGACCCGCACCGGCGAGGGCAGCGAGCAGGCCCGGCGCGACGCCGAGCAGTCGCTGGCCAACCTCGCGCTCAACCCCGACGAGCGGCTCCTGGTCGCCGAGTGCGACGAGCGCATCGTCGCGGCGCTGCACCTCCAGCGCGGGCCGATCTCGCCGCTCTCGCTCGACACCGCGGTGCACACCTCCTACCTGGTGGTGCTCCCGGCCTACCGCCGCCACGGCTACGCCCACGCGCTGATGGAGGCCGCGGTCACCTGGGCCGAGGAGAAGGACGTCGAGCAGCTCAGCGCCTTCACCGACGGCAACCGCGAGACCAACCGCTTCTTCGCCCGCCTGGGCCTGCAGACCGTGGCCACGGTGCGGCTGGTGAGCACCCCCGCCCTGCGCAAGAAGCTCTCGGTGGAGCGCGCCCGGGCCGGTGCCGGCACCAACCGCCACCTCGTCGAGGTGCTCGCCCAGCGGCGCTCCGCCCGGCGTCGCCAGGCCGGCGCCTGA
- the polA gene encoding DNA polymerase I, whose product MAESAEITRPRLLLLDGHSLAYRAFFALPVDNFSTTTGQHTNAVYGFVSMLINVLRDEQPTHLAVAFDVSRQTFRSEAYVDYKANRSTSPSEFGGQVSLIKEVLNALRVPFLEKDGFEADDIIGTLATQAYADDFEVLICSGDRDSFQLVNERTTVIYPMRGVSEMKRMTPEAVEEKYGLAPARYPELAALVGETSDNLPGVPGVGPKTAAKWIATYDGLENVINRAEEIKGKAGESLREHLGDVIRNRQLNALVVDLDLPLVPTDLAVQPWDRQEVHTLFDGLEFRVLRDRLFETLESVEDIDDSGFALDSTRLEPGAVGAWLAEHASDGQRVGVHVEGEWRAGSGEVLTLSFATAAGTAAHLVVEQLAPEDDAAVVTWFGDAGQPKVLHDAKGPLLALAARGWQLRGLERDTALSAYLARPDQRSYDLADLTVRYLKRELKQNVVDDGQLSLDGLDGDAGDAGAETAMLHAGAVLDLAAALDQELEERGGTQLLADVELPLIDVLVAMEQVGIAVDRELLSELEAGFGVGVREAADDAYGVIGKEINLGSPKQLQTVLFDELDMPKTKRTKTGWTTDADALQGLYEKTEHPFLLHLLRHRDVIRLRQTVEGLLKTVSDDGRIHTTFNQLIAATGRLSSTDPNLQNIPVRTEAGRRIREGFVVGPGWAELMTADYSQIEMRIMAHLSEDEALIAAFRSGHDFHSVTAGRVFDVDPTDVTGEMRAKIKAMNYGLAYGLSAFGLSQQLRIDTSEARGLMDEYFETFGGIRDYLGGIVDEARRSGFTETIMGRRRYLPDLTSDNRQRREMAERMALNAPIQGSAADIIKVAMLKVDAALRAEGLTSRLLLQVHDELVLEVAQGEREQLEALVRREMAAAADLTVPLDVSVGTGMSWHEAAH is encoded by the coding sequence GTGGCCGAGTCAGCTGAGATCACCCGCCCGCGCCTGCTCCTGCTGGACGGGCACTCGTTGGCCTACCGGGCCTTCTTCGCCCTGCCCGTGGACAACTTCTCCACCACCACGGGGCAGCACACCAACGCGGTCTACGGCTTCGTCTCGATGCTCATCAACGTGCTGCGCGACGAGCAGCCCACCCACCTCGCGGTCGCCTTCGACGTCTCGCGCCAGACCTTCCGCTCCGAGGCCTACGTCGACTACAAGGCCAACCGGTCGACCTCGCCCTCGGAGTTCGGCGGGCAGGTCTCGCTGATCAAGGAGGTGCTCAACGCGCTGCGGGTGCCGTTCCTGGAGAAGGACGGCTTCGAGGCCGACGACATCATCGGCACCCTGGCCACCCAGGCCTACGCCGACGACTTCGAGGTCCTCATCTGCTCGGGCGACCGCGACTCCTTCCAGCTGGTCAACGAGCGCACCACCGTGATCTACCCGATGCGCGGCGTCTCGGAGATGAAGCGGATGACGCCCGAGGCCGTCGAGGAGAAGTACGGCCTCGCCCCGGCGCGCTACCCCGAGCTGGCGGCGCTGGTCGGGGAGACCTCCGACAACCTGCCCGGCGTGCCCGGCGTCGGCCCCAAGACCGCCGCGAAGTGGATCGCGACCTACGACGGCCTCGAGAACGTCATCAACCGCGCGGAGGAGATCAAGGGCAAGGCCGGCGAGAGCCTGCGCGAGCACCTGGGCGACGTGATCCGCAACCGCCAGCTCAACGCGCTCGTGGTCGACCTCGACCTGCCGCTGGTGCCCACCGACCTCGCCGTCCAGCCCTGGGACCGCCAGGAGGTGCACACCCTGTTCGACGGCCTCGAGTTCCGGGTGCTGCGCGACCGGCTCTTCGAGACCCTCGAGTCGGTCGAGGACATCGACGACTCGGGCTTCGCCCTCGACTCGACCCGGCTCGAGCCCGGCGCGGTGGGTGCCTGGCTCGCCGAGCACGCCAGCGACGGCCAGCGCGTCGGGGTGCACGTGGAGGGGGAGTGGCGCGCCGGGTCGGGCGAGGTCCTCACGCTCTCGTTCGCCACCGCTGCGGGCACCGCCGCTCACCTGGTCGTCGAGCAGCTGGCGCCGGAGGACGACGCCGCCGTCGTGACCTGGTTCGGCGACGCCGGGCAGCCCAAGGTGCTCCACGACGCGAAGGGCCCGCTGCTGGCCCTGGCCGCCCGCGGCTGGCAGCTGCGGGGCCTCGAGCGCGACACCGCCCTCTCGGCCTACCTGGCCCGGCCCGACCAGCGCTCCTACGACCTGGCCGACCTGACCGTGCGCTACCTCAAGCGCGAGCTGAAGCAGAACGTCGTCGACGACGGCCAGCTGAGCCTGGACGGCCTCGACGGCGACGCGGGCGACGCGGGGGCCGAGACGGCGATGCTGCACGCCGGTGCGGTCCTCGACCTGGCGGCCGCGCTCGACCAGGAGCTCGAGGAGCGGGGCGGCACCCAGCTGCTCGCCGACGTCGAGCTGCCGCTGATCGACGTGCTCGTCGCGATGGAGCAGGTCGGCATCGCCGTCGACCGCGAGCTGCTCTCCGAGCTGGAGGCGGGCTTCGGGGTCGGGGTCCGCGAGGCGGCCGACGACGCCTACGGCGTCATCGGCAAGGAGATCAACCTGGGCTCCCCCAAGCAGCTGCAGACCGTGCTGTTCGACGAGCTCGACATGCCCAAGACCAAGCGCACCAAGACCGGCTGGACGACCGACGCCGACGCGCTGCAGGGCCTCTACGAGAAGACCGAGCACCCCTTCCTGCTCCACCTGCTGCGCCACCGCGACGTGATCCGGCTGCGCCAGACCGTGGAGGGCCTGCTCAAGACGGTCTCCGACGACGGGCGCATCCACACGACGTTCAACCAGCTGATCGCCGCGACCGGACGGCTGTCGAGCACCGACCCCAACCTGCAGAACATCCCGGTCCGCACCGAGGCCGGGCGCCGGATCCGCGAGGGCTTCGTGGTCGGTCCCGGCTGGGCCGAGCTGATGACGGCCGACTACTCCCAGATCGAGATGCGCATCATGGCGCACCTGTCCGAGGACGAGGCGCTGATCGCGGCGTTCCGCTCGGGGCACGACTTCCACTCCGTCACCGCGGGGCGCGTCTTCGACGTCGACCCGACCGACGTCACGGGCGAGATGCGGGCCAAGATCAAGGCGATGAACTACGGCCTCGCCTACGGCCTGTCGGCGTTCGGCCTCTCCCAGCAGCTGCGCATCGACACCAGCGAGGCCCGTGGCCTCATGGACGAGTACTTCGAGACCTTCGGCGGCATCCGCGACTACCTCGGCGGAATCGTCGACGAGGCCCGGCGCAGCGGCTTCACCGAGACCATCATGGGGCGCCGCCGCTACCTGCCCGACCTGACCAGCGACAACCGGCAGCGGCGCGAGATGGCCGAGCGGATGGCCCTCAACGCACCCATCCAGGGCTCGGCCGCCGACATCATCAAGGTCGCCATGCTCAAGGTCGACGCGGCGCTGCGGGCCGAGGGGCTCACCTCGCGGCTGCTGCTCC